One part of the Prionailurus bengalensis isolate Pbe53 chromosome B2, Fcat_Pben_1.1_paternal_pri, whole genome shotgun sequence genome encodes these proteins:
- the TNFAIP3 gene encoding tumor necrosis factor alpha-induced protein 3, producing MAEQLLPQALYLSNMRKAVKIRERTPEDIFKPTNGIIHHFKSMHRYTLEMFRTCQFCPQFREIIHKALIDRTIQASLESQKKLNWCREVRKLVALKTNGDGNCLMHAASQYMWGVQDTDLVLRKALFSTLKETDTRNFKFRWQLESLKSQEFVETGLCYDTRNWTDEWDSLVKMASTDTPMARGGLQYNSLEEIHIFVLCNILRRPIIVISDKMLRSLESGSNFAPLKVGGIYLPLHWPAQECYRYPIILGYDSQHFVPLVTLKDSGPEIRAVPLVNRERGRFEDLKVHFLTDPENEMKEKLLKEYLMVIEIPVQGWDHGTTHLINAAKLDEANLPKEINLVDDYFELVQHEYKKWQENSEQERREARAQNPLEPSVPQLSLMDVKCETPNCPFFMSVNTQPLCHECSERRQSNHTKSSKLHSKPGPEGLPGAAAGASRGEAYEPGGWSPEEPTGGPHSAPPTAPSLFLFSETTAMKCRSPGCPFTLNVQHNGFCERCHQARQLNAGHTSDSMRHLDPGKCRACLQDVTRTFNGICSTCFKRTTAEPSSGLSSSVPPSCHQRSKSDPSQLIQSLSPHSCRRAGTEAPSGCLSQAPRTPGDRTGTSKCRKAGCMYFGTPENKGFCTLCFIEYRENKHFVAASTKASPTAPRFQNAVPCLGRECGTLGSTVFEGYCQKCFIEAQTQRFHEAKRTEEHLRSSQRRDVPRTTPSASRPKCARASCKNILACRSEELCMECQHLSQRAGPTPHRGEPAPEEPPKQRCRAPACDHFGNAKCNGYCNECFQFKQLYG from the exons ATGGCTGAACAACTCCTTCCCCAGGCTTTGTATTTGAGCAACATGCGGAAAGCTGTGAAGATACGAGAGAGAACTCCAGAAGATATATTTAAGCCTACCAACGGGATCATTCACCATTTCAAATCCATGCACCGGTACACGCTGGAAATGTTCAGAACTTGCCAGTTTTGTCCCCAGTTTCGGGAGATCATCCACAAAGCGCTCATTGACAGAACCATCCAGGCCTCCCTCGAAAGCCAGAAGAAGCTGAACTGGTGTCGAGAAGTCAGGAAGCTGGTGGCCCTGAAAACGAACG GCGATGGAAACTGCCTCATGCACGCTGCTTCCCAGTACATGTGGGGTGTTCAGGACACAGACTTGGTCCTGAGGAAGGCACTCTTCAGCACTCTCAAGGAGACAGATACGCGCAACTTTAAATTCCGCTGGCAGCTGGAGTCTCTTAAGTCTCAGGAGTTTGTGGAAACGGGGCTTTGCTACGACACTCGG AATTGGACCGATGAGTGGGACAGCCTCGTCAAAATGGCATCCACAGACACACCCATGGCCCGAGGTGGACTTCAGTATAACTCACTGGAAGAAATACACATCTTTGTCCTTTGCAACATACTCAGAAGGCCGATCATTGTCATTTCAG ACAAAATGCTGAGAAGTCTGGAATCGGGTTCCAATTTCGCTCCTTTGAAGGTGGGCGGGATTTACCTGCCTCTGCACTGGCCGGCCCAAGAATGCTACCGATACCCCATCATTCTCGGCTACGACAGCCAGCACTTTGTACCCCTGGTGACCCTGAAGGACAGCGGCCCTG aaatcCGAGCTGTTCCACTTGTTAACAGAGAGCGAGGAAGATTTGAAGACTTAAAAGTTCACTTTTTGACCGATCCTGAAAACGAGATGAAGGAAAAGCTCTTGAAGGAGTACTTGATGGTGATCGAAATCCCCGTCCAAGGCTGGGACCACGGCACCACCCATTTGATCAATGCTGCAAA GCTGGATGAAGCTAACttaccaaaagaaataaacttggtAGATGATTACTTTGAACTCGTCCAGCACGAGTACAAGAAGTGGCAGGAGAACAGTGAGCAAGAGCGGAGAGAGGCGCGCGCTCAGAACCCTTTGGAACCTTCCGTGCCCCAGCTCTCCCTCATGGACGTAAAATGTGAAACGCCCAACTGTCCTTTCTTCATGTCCGTGAACACCCAGCCTTTGTGCCACGAGTGCTCCGAGAGGCGGCAAAGCAACCACACCAAGTCCTCAAAGCTGCACTCCAAGCCGGGCCCCGAGGGGCTCCCAGGCGCGGCGGCCGGGGCCTCGCGGGGTGAGGCCTACGAGCCCGGGGGCTGGAGCCCCGAGGAGCCGACCGGGGGGCCTCATTCGGCCCCTCCGACGGCGCCCAGCCTTTTCCTGTTCAGCGAGACCACCGCCATGAAATGCAGGAGCCCCGGCTGCCCTTTCACGCTGAACGTGCAGCACAACGGATTCTGTGAGCGGTGCCACCAGGCCCGGCAGCTTAACGCGGGCCACACCTCGGACAGCATGAGGCACTTAGACCCCGGGAAGTGCCGAGCCTGCCTGCAGGATGTCACCAGGACGTTTAATGGAATCTGCAGTACTTGCTTCAAAAGGACTACGGCGGAGCCCTCCTCGGGCCTCAGCTCCAGCGTCCCTCCTTCCTGTCACCAGAGGTCCAAGTCGGACCCCTCGCAGCTCATCCAGAGTCTCTCCCCACATTCTTGCCGCAGAGCTGGGACCGAGGCTCCCTCTGGCTGCCTCTCTCAGGCCCCACGGACTCCAGGGGACAGGACAGGGACGAGCAAGTGCAGAAAAGCCGGCTGCATGTATTTCGGGACTCCAGAAAACAAAGGCTTCTGTACGCTGTGTTTCATCGAGTACAGAGAAAACAAAC ATTTCGTCGCCGCTTCCACGAAGGCCAGTCCCACGGCCCCCAGGTTCCAGAATGCCGTCCCCTGCCTGGGGAGGGAATGCGGCACCCTCGGAAGCACCGTGTTCGAAGGGTACTGCCAGAAGTGTTTCATCGAAGCGCAGACCCAGAGATTTCACGAGGCGAAAAGGACTGAAGAGCACCTG AGATCGAGCCAGCGCAGAGACGTGCCTCGGACCACGCCGAGCGCCTCGAGGCCCAAGTGCGCCCGGGCCTCCTGCAAGAACATCCTGGCCTGCCGCAGCGAGGAGCTCTGCATGGAGTGCCAGCACCTCAGCCAGCGAGCGGGCCCGACGCCGCACCGGGGCGAGCCGGCCCCCGAGGAGCCGCCCAAGCAGCGCTGCCGCGCCCCCGCCTGCGACCACTTCGGCAACGCCAAGTGTAACGGCTACTGCAACGAGTGCTTCCAGTTCAAGCAGCTGTACGGCTGA